The window CAGAAAGTACAATATTCTCTATGTCTGTGAAAGGAATATCAAGTAGAGATAACGAGCTTTGCGCGTAGTCCAGAATACCAAGATATGATCTTCCCTTCTGCCTGTAAATCTGAAAAACTTTACCACACTATTTCGCAGAATATTCACCAAAAACTAAGAAAGAAACTGATCTGAAAAAGGCATGTGCATGAGACAAGCTATGCAGAGCCAGTAACATTTTCAAAGTCACCTGAAGCTGCAAGCAATTAAGTTCTTTCCTTCATTGCTCCTAATAAGCTCGTAAGAGTTGATGCCGAAAACCCACAATGGTCTTGTGAACTCAGCATCCAGGGGATAGAGTGCTTGCACATCATTTACAGATTCATTCTATTTGCAAAATAAGAAATAAGACACTGAATGATGGATATTCGAAATATGAAATGcaatatcatctccaacaaaaagaaaataatgctCCAAAATCCTGTATAGAAAAATTTATCTTATAATAGATGTATTGCCTTCATTAAAATGGTGCTATAAGCTATGCTATATAAAATGTGATATTTATTAACTTTGTTACCGTGGTTCTGTAGCCAATGCATGTATAAAATGTCCATGCAGTTAAATTTTTTTGGGTTACAGACCATGAAGTAATTTCTAAACATGAAAGTTATATTGTTGCACTCAAGTATTTAGATATCATGATCATACCATGAGAAAAACTATAGAGTAATGGACTATAATTAAAAGGATAACATACAAGTAGGTTCCTTGATGGAGGAATAAACCTATGATAACTGGTGGATTGACATTTTCTGTAAAAGGGTATCAGAGTAACTCTAGACATAACTAAACTAACAAATACAGAACATACCCATTTGTACAGGTTCCAAAATCCACTTTTTCTGTCACTGACAAAGAAGAGCTCCCCTGAGTGGATTTAAATAAAAGTATTAGTCATACAGAATAACTTGAATCTACTAAAGTTTTCTGATCAATAATTGATATATCTATATAGCTTCCACGGGTGGAACCGTGGAgtcaaatataaattataataggCTCTATCAAATTTGACTTTATTAATAGGATTTCAGCATAAGGTCAAAATTGTTACAATTCAACTTTCAACTAGAGCATAAGTGAGCGCACTGCTCATAACCTACATGAAGTTAAGCTTTTATCGGGCTTTCCGTGTGCTGTAAGCTTATTCATAAGCTCAATTAGAAACCTAATGTAATTAAAAAGGCAATCTTGAACTAAGAAAAACTCAAATTGTTCAGCCATGTGCataaattatttatagtttCATTCTGATAAGttcaatttcttaaaatttACTTGGGCTTATTCATGAGCTCAAACAAAAGCTCACTTCGTAATAAACAAGACAATCTTTAACTCAGAAAAGCTTTGTACAGATTAATTCTAATATGATTCTGAGTTTAGCTTCTATGTATTTAACTATTTATGGTTATAAGCACAATATAGATAATAGAAAAACTTATTTGAGAGAAAACTATAGAATAAAATCATAGATTGTTGCTCGTTAACCACATTAAATTTGTAAGATGAATTCTCCCTATATTAAATAAAGGGTAAAGTCTAAAAAAACGTGCTTTCACGTTTTGTCAAACTGGTacgtgcaatttttttttttttgtccaaactGGGACTGAGGTTTTAGTTTTGCTAAAACGAGGATCgtttagtttgacactataaaaatgaccGTAAACGGCCTCAAAAAGtaaaattccaagaattaaagttgtttagtaccacatttacgatgaaaccaaattttttatttttcaaaagcatcatcggagctttctctctctaaacattcactttctctctcctcctaaacaacacccaaatgacctcaaattaataagttgaagaattaaaattgcttagaatatcatcaagtctttgaatttttcaattttgaggtcGTCCACACTCATTTCAATTTTAAGGTCCTGTTTTTAAGTAAAGCGAAAAACCACAATCATCTCCTGTTTGTAAGCCAAAACCTCAGTGCctgtttggataaaaaaaaaaattacactcatgtatttttttttactttaccctaAAATAAACTTGTGATCCATTCagttgatataaaaaaaaaataataataataataataataaaaacgcTCCATTCAGTAGAGCAAAACAGAAGCTCAGAAATCCCAATCTCAttgcataaaattaaaataataaagccAGAGCTTGCCAAAACTGAACTTGGCTTGGCCATTTGTAACTGCACTTTAAGCATATAGTATGTATTTTGGTAAAAATGATGCAGATACAGTTATCTCTGACACAGACTAAGGGATTGTCCCTCAGTCACACTTGCTATATATTGTATCACTTTAGATGATAACCATATAAACCACTAAAAAAACGAAAAGCACCTGAGGAGGACCATTTAGGTTCCGTTGGTGATTCAACAATTGCAGCATCACAACCAGCAACACATGTCCGTTTATAGACGTCTCTGCACAGGATAATCAAGAAATTTAATGACAGAATAAACTATAAACATGAGAGGAAACAGAAACAAAATGCAAAAAGATGATCATCCTCCAAGGCTTTTGCTAGCTAGTTATTTAACTAAAGCACCAAAGAACAGACCTAGAGAAACAGAATATATATGGGTAAACGCTATGGGAGCAAGCATCAGGATATCAGGCTGCTAGTTTAGTTAGTACAAAGTATGTTACATCAGCATCAAGAAAATGACCGCCTAGGCCCTCAAAACGAGAATCCGTTCCAATTTCCCGGATTCGGCCCCGTGTTTTTTAGTCAGTGGGCGGCGATCGGAACAAAATacgttcttttttatttttttttctttttttactttattataattcacttttgaacatTGTCGTGAATTGTGCTACATTTTTGTTTAATTGCGCTCTCTAGTTTCCATGATATAGTTTAAGACTTTAAAGATATTGTTTCGTAGTTTTTGGTGAATTATATTACTTGTGGACATTAACTTTTACTTgcttgagttgtttcaatgatgtTGTAGCTGACACGTTTGTAaggatatatgttacaaatatacaatttttttttattaaatcattttatattgtattatttatttttagatagtagaTTACATATTCTTATGAACCAATAAGacaatacaaaaatacaaatccgactAATCTCTAAGGGCCCTGCCCGCCTGACTAGCGCGGTTTTTACAATCTTGCCTGAGAGTCTATAAACTCATATGACACATATACCTACATATGAATAACATGAAGTAGATGCAGCGCAAAAATTCCAAAAAGGGTGCATTTATTTGTCCAAGATACTGGTGCCTGATCGGGAAATGACTTGTGGTACAAATTCAAACCTAAAAGTTGAGCAGGTTCAGGAAAACCAAAAGGAATTAGGACTCATGCAACTCAACAAACTTAAATCCGAAAGTTTAGCAGCAAATAGACAGATAGTAGCAAAATGATTGAGAAAGTCACCGTAAATTTCACCAACAAAGAAACTGTGACAGTATTTTGGAACTTTCTTAAATTAGAAGTTAGAAAAGAATGTCCACTGAATGACCAAAAAATGTTGGGAAACTCAATTGTAATTAGATTTTGCTTACCCATTCTCCGCTATGTAGCCAACCCACAGTTCTGCTTTATCCCATGGCATGTTGGGGTGACTCCATTCTATCCATGCTATCCGTTCACCTTTAGGGTCAATACGTGGGAATGCATAGAAATCATTGCCACTAACTAACACCTTGGGTTCTGAATGTCAAAAATCCAAAGGAAACAGAAACACCGAGAATATTATTTCCTCAACAAAAAGTAACAAGTCAAACAGTACTGTGTAAGATCGAGGCTACAAATTTAGAGAACATTTGAAAATTTTAAGTCTATTCTTTGAACATTGTAGTTATAACTGGGATTAATTAAAAGAGAAAGGGGCAATAGGCAAAAACGCACAGGCTTTTACCTTCAATGTTATCAGCATTTTGGCTAATTGCTACAATAACTGTAGTTGAATTTGTGCTGCTTTCGCGGCGATCTATTAATTTGGGCATCAAGAAAAACCAAAGTCATAAACAAATGCTTCAAGAAAAGATACTTAATGCTAAAGAAAGAACTACAGTATTCCACCACACAGTTAGCATAGATATACCTTCCATTACAGTGACAAAACGGTTAAAGCGTGAATCAAAGACTCCGTCAGCATAAGAGACATCTAGGGAGCCATAATCGGGGGTAAGTGGAACAGGTGAAGCACCTGATATACAACACAAAGTAGATAATATATAAGTAAAACtgcaacagaaaaaaaaaaaaaaaaaaaaaaaaaactcaatcaTACAAAAacatttcaatttttgtttccAAAGCAGCATATGCACTGAGAAATTTTTGAAACCTATGGGATCGATAAATTGTTTGTAAAGCCTTTGGTCCTTGTAATTTGCAAAGATGACTGTATCTTCTGATACGGCAAATGCGCCACCTCCATACTCCTGGGCGGTCGTTCGGACGGAAAAGTCTTTTGGGGTGATATCTATTGGTGACTCTCCTGGTTTTTCAGCTCCTTTAACCAGAACCGATCGTCTAATCAAAATTAACCACAACACATAATCAATAAAAGGTTGGACAGTTAAATACAAACATAAATAACATAATAGAGCATACCCAGCTTCAGTAGGGCGGGATTCAAGCCAGAAAAAGTGACCATGGCCGTCAATGGCAGTACCTCCGAGTGATTTGGTGGTTCCAGAGACGATATCAGCGGTGACGGGGGACTTCCAAGAACCATAAGGAGCAGTAAGTTTCACTTCGTTAAGCGCAGCTTCTGCTGAAGAAGCCATGGATCTACAACTGTACTATTGGTGTAAGAGAGAGCAGATAAGCGAGTGAGAGTGGATGAGGTTGCGAAAGTGATCGAGTTGACTCAGACTCAACgtccaataaaataaaatatccaCGGTACTTGTTTATAGTACAAACGACAATCTGAAATGGAACAAATATCCCAACCTTTACTTCACGTATTCTTCAATTCATCTTTGGGAGGCAGATACTATTGAAACCCACTCTCCCTAGTCCCAGCAGCTCTCTCTTAACCAATTCTTTTACTTCTCCATTAAATTTATTCCAAACTTGGAAGAAGGATAATCAAAACTCCATGTTTGTCAACTGGTTTTTGTAATTGCAGCGTTATTGATAATTGACAAGTAACCGAAGCATGAGCTGGCCTGAAACTCCTTCCCTTCCAAATGCCGTCTCAAAAACCCAGTAGTGCTTAACATCGGCCCAGGTCTTCACATCCCACATTTTCATTCCAGTCATATATGAATTATGCTGATTGATGTATCCTTAATTTTGCCTCCTAATTCCACTGTTGGAGCAACATACTTGTGAAGTGTTCTTCCACTATCATTCTTtgtcttaaaatgaaaatttgcaTCCTTATGGCAAGTTTTTCATGCATATTCATTGGCAGATTTTGCCATCCCATAATTATATACCAAGGAAACTGAACACAACGTTAATGATCTTTTGATAGATCCTGGTCCAATTGACCTAGACGAGAACTATTATAGAAATTTCCCCAATCAAGAGTTGTGTTCATAAACGAGTTAAAGTAATTCAGTGAATAACATGGACTTCTATGATTTATCAAATCGTTTAGAATCTATGATCTTAAAAAGTGCACAATATGGGTGTGtgcttttatttgttttatttcttagtcacttttgcagACTTCTTACAATGTTAAATGAGTGAATTAAGTACCTATTACAGTGAGCTAGCTGTTTCAGTAAGCAAAATTGAGAAACTCCTTAGAATGATGAGTGTAATGCAATCACCTTTATGCTTCCTTTCCTTCCATTTTTTCGCCAAGAGGATGTGCAGTGATGGTCAATAAAAAGATTGGCAAGAAGGAGGGATCTACTAGATTAAATGAAGAGCAATTTACTTTGCCAAAAAAGGAGGGATGTACAATATCAAATGAATAGCAATTTACTCACGAGCTCGCTTCAAATCAGATGAGTGAAGCGCGGAGATTTCTCTTTACTTTTCAAGGCAACCGTCATAACAAGAAGCAAGCGATTCAGCACATATTACATTATCAGAGTGGAGAATTAGCACATGAACACAAATCCTCATTCATCGATTTATAAAAAGAAAGCATAATAGAAACACTATCTCCGATTCTATTCCCAAATTTAAGAACAAAACGGAGAATATGGAAAGAACCTGAATTCTTCTCTCAGCGTTCCACGTTGTTTCTCCATGAAGGACCACTATAATCTCGGAATGCTCGATAGCGGCTATGCCATTCCCGGCTTTACTCTTGCTAACAGATCCGAAAGGAACAAGAAATGCCATAGTCTATAAACGAAATTACTACAATACCTTCAATTTAAAATTCCAAAACCCCAGTCTGATCGCCGACGAGAGGAAACGGAAGAGATAATCAGATTACCGACCGAAGAGCATTGGGGAAGTTGAGAAAAGGCGGGAAAGGCAgcaatttgtctaaatttatttaatgaGCCAATTTGAGTTTCTATCATTGTAATTTTGGCAAAACATGACTAATaaatttgtttccatttttttttttttttgttatataaatttgttccATTAATTCGCATTATTTATCTCAaatgtaattttattagttttattaattcttagaagtttaatttttcaaaaaataaattactAGAAGTTTAatgggaaatttacatatatataaattcacttttaaaaaactataTACAATAATATCAAGTCacaattttgaattatgtcaaactttttttttattgaaggcCGGTTAACGAGAGAATGTAAAAAAcagacatcccagctatgctggcacctcTGAAAATCACAGCAAACCcgaaccaatattattaaagaaaaaaaaagttacaaagaaCCAAATACAAaagttcaaaacaaaaccatgtCAAGCGAAGCGATAAGAACCACGCTCCACAAAATCATACAAAAAAAACCGGGCAACAAAAATCAGGAATTAAATCCCACCAATGCAAACTATCAGCCATACGATATTCATTATTTTAAGGAttggagtttataaattagggtctagaatatatttctagggtttatgaattataaatttagatttagaattttaaattaaaatataaaaatatactttatttgttatatatagaaaatagtgATATATTGAGAACTAagattaataatataatttagttataattttataattatttatgatatttatgtaaaaAGCCAAGGTTAATGATCTAAAAGGGTCCTTTTTGACATAGTCGCTGCCAagccattttatttttatcaagtTTATAGCCTAATAAAATTGAGAATCAGGTTTATCAATATGTGCTCGCTACTTTGAATTCACGTATTATTGATCAGGCCTGAATGAGAAACTCTTATCATTGTGATTCCTAGAACCACTAGTCTGGAGTATCTGACTCAATTTAGCCTCATTAGCCTTTATAACGTGTTATATAAAATTGTAACTAAGTGCATGTATCAATCGTCTGAAGCCATTTTTAAGTTCTGTGGAGTATCTTATCCCGATAAATTTCTGATAATGTGATTTTAGTTTAGGAAGCTATCACTCGCTTAGAAATAAGAAGAGTAGGAAGGGTGGTATGATCGTGAAGCTTAACTTGGAGTAGGCCTATGACATAATTAGTTGGTCATTCATGTGTGATACTCTAGGATTGCAGTGGCTAAATTCTCACTAGGTTAATCTTATCATGAATTTTGTTGTTGTTTCCTCTATGTAAGTTCTATGGAATTGGGAAAAATTGCAGGGCTTTACCCCATCTCGGGGACTTCGCCTCTCTCTTTACATGTTTGTGCTCTGTATTGAACGTTTGAGTCACCTCATCATGTCGTCCAAAGTAGCTCTTGGAAGCATGTTCAACATTCAAGAGGAGGGGGGGTTCAGCTGTTCGCGTCTTCTTTGCGGATGACATAGTTCTTATGGCGGAAGCTAGCATTGATCAAGCTTTGGTCATTAGGCAAGTGATTGATAATTTTTATGACTGTTCTGGTCAACGGGTGAGTCTTTCTAAATCCAAGGTTTATTATTCGTCTAATGTCTCTGCATTAGTAAGTTGAGGGATTTTCACTACTAGAAAATATCTGTTTACTGACGGAATTTTTACGAAACTGAATCCATCAGTATATTCTGGCGGCATTCCGTCAGTATATTTTGATGGAATTCTGTTAAAAGATTTCCGTCAATATTATTGACGGATTTTGTTGACGGAATGGTTATTCCATCAAAAATTAAGGCGGGAAAATTCTCTCCATTTTTTTTCATAGAAGTTATTGATGGAAATGTTTTCCGTCAAATGATTAATGCATTTTTTACGGAATTAGATATTCAAAGACCATCGAGTGAAAAGTTGTTATATTTTGGCACTGTCACATATGGTCatatgattttttattaaaaagtctgttatataatttttagattgataatttataatttttagaaAATTGTAGTAAAAGAACCAATTAAGAAATTATGTGAATTACATCGGCTAAGTTAGCTGTTTTTCTTATTTCATGTTTGATCATTTTTGAACCGTAGGTAACTTGATTGAGTTGCAAATAtattattgaataaatattttgtGTTGGTTGATGGATATTTTTAATGCAACCTAACACATTGGAGTCTACTTTCAGCCGGCAGTTGCATTCATACAGATGAATGGACTAGAAATTGATGTGAGAGTTTTcgaaaggcaaaaagcatcccgaagctcctgatctttcattgtttggtgcactaagccttcgatcttttatttagacacattgaatccctgatctttcaccatttgatgcattaagccctcgatctttcatttag of the Euphorbia lathyris chromosome 7, ddEupLath1.1, whole genome shotgun sequence genome contains:
- the LOC136200610 gene encoding uncharacterized protein isoform X1, producing MASSAEAALNEVKLTAPYGSWKSPVTADIVSGTTKSLGGTAIDGHGHFFWLESRPTEAGRSVLVKGAEKPGESPIDITPKDFSVRTTAQEYGGGAFAVSEDTVIFANYKDQRLYKQFIDPIGFKNFSVHMLLWKQKLKCFCASPVPLTPDYGSLDVSYADGVFDSRFNRFVTVMEDRRESSTNSTTVIVAISQNADNIEEPKVLVSGNDFYAFPRIDPKGERIAWIEWSHPNMPWDKAELWVGYIAENGDVYKRTCVAGCDAAIVESPTEPKWSSSGELFFVSDRKSGFWNLYKWNESVNDVQALYPLDAEFTRPLWVFGINSYELIRSNEGKNLIACSFRQKGRSYLGILDYAQSSLSLLDIPFTDIENINAGHQCVYVEGASGIHPSSVAKVNLDEQGTRVVDFRIIWSSSPDSSKYSSFFSLPEFIEFPTEVPGQTAFAYFYPPSNPMYRASPEEKPPLLLESHGGPTCEARETLNLSIQYWTSRGWAFVDVNYGGSTGYGREYRERLLRNWGIVDVNDCCSCAKLLVDNGKADSERLCITGGSAGGYTTLAALAFRQTFKAGASLYGVADLSMLRAEIHKFESHYIDNLVGDEKNYFERSPINFVDGFSCPIILFQGLEDKVVPPDQARTIYKALKEKGLPVALVEYEGEQHGFRKAENIKFTLEQQMLFFARLVGHFDVADEITPIKIENFD
- the LOC136200610 gene encoding uncharacterized protein isoform X2, encoding MASSAEAALNEVKLTAPYGSWKSPVTADIVSGTTKSLGGTAIDGHGHFFWLESRPTEAGRSVLVKGAEKPGESPIDITPKDFSVRTTAQEYGGGAFAVSEDTVIFANYKDQRLYKQFIDPIGASPVPLTPDYGSLDVSYADGVFDSRFNRFVTVMEDRRESSTNSTTVIVAISQNADNIEEPKVLVSGNDFYAFPRIDPKGERIAWIEWSHPNMPWDKAELWVGYIAENGDVYKRTCVAGCDAAIVESPTEPKWSSSGELFFVSDRKSGFWNLYKWNESVNDVQALYPLDAEFTRPLWVFGINSYELIRSNEGKNLIACSFRQKGRSYLGILDYAQSSLSLLDIPFTDIENINAGHQCVYVEGASGIHPSSVAKVNLDEQGTRVVDFRIIWSSSPDSSKYSSFFSLPEFIEFPTEVPGQTAFAYFYPPSNPMYRASPEEKPPLLLESHGGPTCEARETLNLSIQYWTSRGWAFVDVNYGGSTGYGREYRERLLRNWGIVDVNDCCSCAKLLVDNGKADSERLCITGGSAGGYTTLAALAFRQTFKAGASLYGVADLSMLRAEIHKFESHYIDNLVGDEKNYFERSPINFVDGFSCPIILFQGLEDKVVPPDQARTIYKALKEKGLPVALVEYEGEQHGFRKAENIKFTLEQQMLFFARLVGHFDVADEITPIKIENFD